TAACATCTACGGAGGCGCTTGAAATAAATGTTATCGACCTGATTGCCGATGGAATGGATGATCTTCTGAACCAGATCGACGGGATGGAAGTTGAAGGAGACACCCTTAACACAAGGGATGCTGAGCAAAATAGAATTCCCAGAAACCTTGCGGAGATATTTTTCAGCTTTCTGATCCGGCCCGAAGTTATGCTGATCTTGACTTTGGTGGCGATTTATGGAATTATAGGTGAAGTAACGAATCCCGGCGCTATCGTGCCCGGTGTTGCAGGTGTGATTGCGCTTATACTGCTGCTTTACGGCGTTGCCGCCATGCCGGTAAATCTGGCGGGTTTTCTGCTGATCGGATTGGCGATTATTCTTTTTGTCGCTGAAGCGTTCACCCCTGCTTTTGGCCTATTGATAACAGGAGGAGCCGTGGCTTTCTTTTTGGGTGCATTGATGTTATTTCAGGATCTGCCGGACGAAATTCAGATTTCGCTCTACTGGCTAATTCCGGCTACGCTGCTCACGGCGGCATTTTTCGGATGGATTGTCACGTATGGGATAAAATCGCTATTTAATCCGGCCAGAACCGGAATTGAATCTACAATAGGCAAGCGCGCTGAGGTCACAGATCCGATACTGCCCGGACAGGAGGGACGTGTCTTTTTTGACGGTGAATTCTGGACTGCCGAGAGCGATGAGGTTCTGAATGAGGGTGATGTTTGTGAAATCGTCAGGTACAATGGATTAAAAGTGGTTGTGAGGTCAGTTGATAATGTGGAAGCTGAAAAAGAAAATGCCGGACAACAGACCGATTGACCTCCCGGTAATACACTGAAAGACAATTATCGGATCATAAGATT
This window of the Rhodohalobacter mucosus genome carries:
- a CDS encoding NfeD family protein; translation: MSKNLITAFILFISGSAFVLQDDTLTVSGTAPQNDGNSVSIIRVEGIIGPTATQYIERGLRQSIEAGDEALIIELDTPGGLLDSTQDIVQAMLGSEHPIVVYVSPQGANAGSAGTFITLAAHIAVMAPGTNIGAASPVSMGGGEMDTVAQTKIFNYSESYIESIAEQRDRNVEWAKSAVRDGASITSTEALEINVIDLIADGMDDLLNQIDGMEVEGDTLNTRDAEQNRIPRNLAEIFFSFLIRPEVMLILTLVAIYGIIGEVTNPGAIVPGVAGVIALILLLYGVAAMPVNLAGFLLIGLAIILFVAEAFTPAFGLLITGGAVAFFLGALMLFQDLPDEIQISLYWLIPATLLTAAFFGWIVTYGIKSLFNPARTGIESTIGKRAEVTDPILPGQEGRVFFDGEFWTAESDEVLNEGDVCEIVRYNGLKVVVRSVDNVEAEKENAGQQTD